AAGAGTTTAAAGGTAAGCTTTTAGCTGTCAATAGCGACAATCTCGAACTTGAAAATAACATCATCATTCCCCTTGATTCTATTAAAAAAGCGCAAACTTATTTTATATGGTAGATGATAATTTTTATTTAGAACTTGCTATCAAGGAGGCTTGGAAAACTCAATGCCAAACCCTACCCAATCCAGCTGTTGGTGCTTTAATCTTAGATCATAATGGCAGGATTCTAGCCCTACAAGCACACCAAGAAGCAGGAAAGCCTCACGCTGAAGTCTTAGCGCTTAAAGAGGCTTACTTTAATCTCACACAAGATTCCAATATACTCCCTTTAGAACAATCCATTCAAATACACGAATATTTAAAACAAAAAGCTCATAGCTTATTCCATAATGCCACTCTTTATGTTACTTTAGAACCCTGCATGCACGAAGGCAAAACGCCCTCGTGTGCCGCACTACTAGAATCATTAGGAATTAAAAAACTTATTATTGGCACAAAAGATCCTAACCCAAAAGCACAGGGTGGAGCAGAATATTTACAACAAAGGGGATGTAAAATTATCAAAGCTTGGGAAAATAAAGAACTTCAAAAAAGCTCAATTTTAGCTAATGATTTATTGTTACCCTTTAATTCCTTACAAAAAAAAGGGAATTTTATACTTTTTAAATACGCCTGTAGATTAAATGGCAGTATCAATGGAGGGCAAATTAGCTCCAAAGAAACACAAATTTTTATGCATAATCTGCGTTGCAAACTTGATGAACTCGTTATTTCAGGTAAAAGTGTGTTAATTGATAACCCAATACTTGATTCGCGTTTCAATTCCCTACAAAGCCAAAAAAATCCCAATATAACCATTCTTACACGCAAAAACGATTTTCCTCAGACTGCGCCACTTTTTTCTATCCCAAATCGCCAAGTTAGAATACTACATTCTATTCCAAATTTTTCAGGCTTTATAATGTGTGAGGGGGGAATAAATCTTCTCCAAAACCTCCTACCTCAAATAGATATGTTACTTGTCTTTTTAAGCCCTACTCTATCCACCTATGATCTAGCACCTCATTTCAATGCAAATTTTAAACTCCTTCATAGTCAGCCAATCAGAAATGATCTAGCCCTATGGCTTTTACCAAAGAAAGAGTGCTAATTCATCCCCTAAAAAATAATCCTTAGCATAGATTCTCCCTGCCCTTTTTTCAACCTTTTTTTCTTTTAATAAAATCTCTAATTCCTTTTTTTTGGTAATTCTATCCTCTAGCACCCCAATACAAGATCGAAATCCAAGAAACAAATGCTCTAAGTCTAAATCCCTTTGACTTAAAGTCTCTTGCGTATATTCCGCCCCTTTTAAATAATCTTCAATCCCACAAACTCCATAGCTTCTCACACCCGCTATGCAACCCACACCCCCTGCTCCAACGCCCAAATAATCCTTTTGTTCCCAATAAGCTAAATTATGTTTAGATTGATAACCGCGTGAATAATTACTCACTTCATATTGCAAGAATCCTGCCTGTCTTAATTCCTCTCTTACAAAATGCCCCATACTTGCAAATCCTGCAAACTCGCCACTAAATTCTTGTTTCTTTTGGGTAAAAAATCGGCTTCCCTCATCAATGCTTAGTTGATAGGCAGAAATATGATTAATAGGCAACTTGGAAGCCATTTGTATTTCTTGTTTTAAAAGATCTTGATTGCAAAAAGGTGTCCCATAAATTAAATCAATACTAAGATTCTCTAAGCCCACTTTGGTTGCATTATCAATAGCTTCAAACACAGAATCTACTCTATGATTACGCTCCAAAAATCGTAATTTATCAACAAAAAAACTCTGCACTCCAAGACTTAAGCGATTAACCCCCATTTGTTTTAATTCTCTAATCCACT
This portion of the Helicobacter canadensis MIT 98-5491 genome encodes:
- the ribD gene encoding bifunctional diaminohydroxyphosphoribosylaminopyrimidine deaminase/5-amino-6-(5-phosphoribosylamino)uracil reductase RibD, which codes for MVDDNFYLELAIKEAWKTQCQTLPNPAVGALILDHNGRILALQAHQEAGKPHAEVLALKEAYFNLTQDSNILPLEQSIQIHEYLKQKAHSLFHNATLYVTLEPCMHEGKTPSCAALLESLGIKKLIIGTKDPNPKAQGGAEYLQQRGCKIIKAWENKELQKSSILANDLLLPFNSLQKKGNFILFKYACRLNGSINGGQISSKETQIFMHNLRCKLDELVISGKSVLIDNPILDSRFNSLQSQKNPNITILTRKNDFPQTAPLFSIPNRQVRILHSIPNFSGFIMCEGGINLLQNLLPQIDMLLVFLSPTLSTYDLAPHFNANFKLLHSQPIRNDLALWLLPKKEC
- the hemW gene encoding radical SAM family heme chaperone HemW codes for the protein MEVAVYLHIPFCDSKCGYCAFNSKTNKNHLKEQYMQTLVRDLQNKLLHFGVSKVTSLYIGGGTPSVVESRQYRSIFKILEPYFTQDIEINIEANPNSLSLEWIRELKQMGVNRLSLGVQSFFVDKLRFLERNHRVDSVFEAIDNATKVGLENLSIDLIYGTPFCNQDLLKQEIQMASKLPINHISAYQLSIDEGSRFFTQKKQEFSGEFAGFASMGHFVREELRQAGFLQYEVSNYSRGYQSKHNLAYWEQKDYLGVGAGGVGCIAGVRSYGVCGIEDYLKGAEYTQETLSQRDLDLEHLFLGFRSCIGVLEDRITKKKELEILLKEKKVEKRAGRIYAKDYFLGDELALFLW